Proteins encoded by one window of Channa argus isolate prfri chromosome 1, Channa argus male v1.0, whole genome shotgun sequence:
- the snx27a gene encoding sorting nexin-27a, whose protein sequence is MADVGGEETRSTLPSASRNGPVVGSSAGQNAVMVSSGPRIVRIVKSESGYGFNVRGQVSEGGQLRSINGELYAPLQHVSAVLPGGAADRAGIVKGDRILEVNGVSVEGATHKQVVDLIRAGEKELVLAVLSVPPQEADGLEGGEDVQPNYDYSDKQAVPISIPTYKHVEQHSERFVVYNVYMSGRQLCSKRYREFAILHQNLKREFSNFNFPKLPGKWPFSLSEQQLDARRRGLEEYLERVCSVRVIGESDIMQEFLSESDENYNGVTDVELRIALPDKTTISVRVRKNSTTDQVYQALVMKVGMDSIMASYFALFEVINHSFVRKLAPNEFPHKLYVQNYTSAVPGTCLALRKWLFSFQEEELLRDNPLALHYCFHQALDDVKKGFIKTEDKSYQLQKLAEQRKMATYLSLLRTCEGYNEVVFPHCACDSRRKGHVITAISIHHFKLHACTEDGTLENQVIAFEWGEMQRWDTDEEGMAFCFEYARGEKKPRWVKIFTPYFNYMHECFERIFCELKWRKRVEEEASDKDNKNCSNNEYLPPLETQQKGWRHLGGEIATS, encoded by the exons ATGGCGGATGTAGGAGGCGAGGAAACTCGGTCGACTCTCCCTTCAGCATCCCGTAACGGACCGGTCGTCGGTTCGTCGGCGGGCCAGAACGCAGTTATGGTGTCTTCGGGTCCGCGGATAGTGAGGATCGTCAAGTCGGAATCGGGTTATGGTTTTAATGTTCGCGGTCAAGTTAGCGAGGGAGGACAGCTTCGGAGCATCAACGGGGAACTGTACGCTCCTCTACAGCATGTCAGCGCTGTTTTGCCCGGGGGTGCGGCAGACCGAGCTGGGATAGTGAAAGGCGACAGAATCCTGGAGGT tAACGGGGTGAGCGTGGAAGGTGCCACTCATAAGCAGGTAGTGGACCTGATCCGTGCAGGGGAGAAGGAGCTGGTTCTGGCTGTGCTGTCTGTTCCACCTCAGGAGGCAGACGGATTGGAAGGGGGAGAGGATGTCCAGCCTAACTATGACTACAGTGACAAGCAGGCTGTGCCCATTTCCATTCCCACATACAAACATGTAGAGCAGCACTCAGAGAGATTTGTG GTTTACAATGTCTACATGTCAGGTAGGCAGTTGTGCTCAAAGCGCTATAGGGAGTTTGCCATCCTCCACCAGAACCTTAAGAGGGAATTTTCCAACTTTAACTTTCCAAAGCTACCTGGAAAGTGGCCCTTCTCCCTGTCTGAACAGCAACTGGATGCTCGCCGTAGAGGTTTGGAGGAATATCTTGAGCGAG ttTGTTCTGTGCGGGTAATTGGAGAGAGTGACATCATGCAGGAGTTTCTCTCTGAATCAGATGAG AACTATAATGGAGTGACAGATGTAGAACTGCGAATAGCCCTGCCAGACAAGACCACCATCTCTGTCAGAGTCCGCAAGAATAGCACTACAGACCAGGTGTACCAG GCGTTGGTGATGAAGGTGGGAATGGACAGTATTATGGCAAGCTACTTTGCACTTTTTGAAGTCATCAACCACTCTTTTG TACGCAAGCTGGCGCCTAACGAGTTTCCCCACAAGCTGTATGTGCAGAACTACACGTCGGCAGTGCCGGGAACGTGCCTGGCGCTTCGCAAATGGTTGTTCAGCTTTCAGGAGGAAGAGCTGCTCAGAGACAACCCACTTGCACTGCACTACTGCTTTCACCAg GCATTGGATGATGTGAAGAAGGGATTCATAAAAACAGAGGACAAATCCTACCAGCTGCAGAAACTGGCAGAGCAGCGTAAGATGGCCACG TACCTGAGCTTGTTGCGGACATGTGAGGGTTACAATGAGGTGGTGTTCCCCCACTGCGCTTGTGACTCCAGGAGGAAGGGACACGTCATCACAGCTATCAGCATCCATCACTTCAAGCTGCATGCTTGTACTGAGGATGGTACACTggag AACCAGGTGATAGCTTTTGAGTGGGGGGAGATGCAGCGTTGGGACACTGATGAGGAGGGTATGGCTTTCTGTTTTGAATATgccagaggagagaagaaaccTCGCTGGGTCAAGATATTCACTCCATAC ttTAACTACATGCATGAGTGCTTTGAGCGGATTTTTTGTGAGCTCAAGTGGCGGAAACGG GTTGAGGAAGAAGCATctgacaaagacaacaaaaactgcagtaaCAATG AGTATCTGCCACCTCTGGAGACACAGCAGAAGGGATGGCGCCACCTAGGGGGGGAAATTGCAACTTCCTAA